The Theobroma cacao cultivar B97-61/B2 chromosome 2, Criollo_cocoa_genome_V2, whole genome shotgun sequence genome includes the window TTTATTTGTCTACATtcttcaataaatataaattcaagttcctcgtttttctttcataatattgaGCTCTGTACAAAATTTCGTCAACGTTTATTTATCAGTTCCATCTTTTCCCatcatgacataatttattgtgATCTCTTTATTTTCACTGATTTCAGAtacttgaatttcttttgaaatttttctcaattatatCAAGGGTCTCTTCTAGAGTTTCTACTTCCTCTTTCTACCCATCTTAAATATTtgttcctctttctttttcgaAGATTTTATCTTTGGAACCGATTGATTTCCACGCTTCTGGCGTGCCTTGTCCTACAAGGACATCAATGCTAATAGGAGCATTTGCAGCTGGTATATAAGATTTTGTTATTCCCTTTAGGTCAGTAAATACATCTGGCAACtgatttactatattttgcaaaataattatcttttgaacttcAAGTTCATATTGCTTTGTGCGAAGAtcaaaactagataatgataatttactctaagaaattttctttttcagctgtttattttctccctctaatgttggaaaaattgtttcatcaaaataacaaTTGACAAACTTTGTCATGAATAAATCTCCTATCGATAgttctaaatatttaattacaaatggaGATTTGTATCCAACATCTATTCCTAACCTCCTTTGAGGACCCATTTTTGTGCGTTGTGGTAGAGTAATTGAAACATATACCGCACATCTAAAGAATTcttagatgaaaaatatttggttCCTGACTATAAACCAATTGTATAGggagaatttataataactcgTTCGGCCTGATGCATACAAATACTGCTGCATCCAAAATGGCATGCCCCCAAGTTAACATTGGGAGTTTGAATTTCATAAGCTTGCAATCAGTTGGAagcatttaataaataattctacTAAACCATTTGTGTATAAGCATAAGCAATAGACTATTCAATAGTTATTCCAACTAATATGCAATATTAAAGGCTTGAGATATAAATCCACCAGTATTGTCAAGACAAATAATCTTAATTACATAACCAAGAAAATGTGCTTGCAAATGAATGGTTGCAAATGCCAAATTGCAAACTATAATAAGCACACATGTGACCATCTAGTCGATGCATCGATTAAAATcgtaaaatatctaaatggtTCACATGGTGAATGTATCAATCTACATATAACcttgaatattattaaaaaacgCAGGAAATTCAGTCTCAACTTTAGCTAGTGATAgccttataatttatttaccttCAGAGCAAGCAacacataaaattcattatattgaaaaatcttttgatttttcaacgaatgatcatattaatttttaatcattttcttttgcatcATTATTGATCCGGGATGGTCTAACCGGTCATGccaaacatcaacatcattaGTAAACTTCTAGTTTACTATGAGTTTcaattattctaatatttaaatagtttaattctGAGAACAAAGcgagaaattttttttcaacacacTTTCTACTTGAGATAATTGCAATATAGAGGTATTAAGTGTCTCCTTCATTCGTTGTCTCAATATGATATCTATTCAAACAAAtatcttaataaaattttttgagacttaatagaaaataatacatCCTCTATTACTTTATTCCTCCaagtagtaaaatattaactcTTCTGGAgccttcaattaattttgtactACCAGATATTGAATTgatattggtttttttttttcgttgtcaagaaaaatatttcttgtctTTCAATATAGTGTGCGTTATAGCAATGTCTACTAGACATATATTTACATCATAGATCTTCGATCTAACAATATGAAtatccatatatattttttaataaaatatatacaataagaaatttacaggttaaaatgaaataacattaaatatataattaaaacacataataagaacatatcctttaaatataataagagCTTATTAAAGCATCTTCATAATATAGTTATACTAAAACATACCAATTACTATTAAGTTCATTCTCGGATATTCCCACTactaattaaatgattaattccTTCTACAGGATAAGAAAATCAACCATAAATATTTCCGTTACTAATCATATAATCAAGTCCTCTTTCAGGATGGATAGATATCTTGATGTGCTATATCAACTTGGCCATGATTAAAATCATCACAAGATGTTATAGTTTTCGGTGATGCTTGATACAATTCAAGATGTATAACAGGTACGTAACCAATGGTCTTTCATGCCACATCAATGACAATATGTTTTCTATattcctcctttttttttcttttcacttttgtcttttcattattcatcCACTTCTAATGGGTTAAAAGTATTCATCCACCTTTTTTTGATGGGTTATACACTTCTGGTAAGTTAGTGGGTTACAACATTCATCCACTTTTGGTGGTAACATTATCCATCCACTTCTGGTGGCAAACTTATTCTTAAATTCTTatggtaaaattatccatTCACTTTTGgtagtaaaattattttagaattaaaatagtgatagTGCAAATTATTATAACGACCTTTTTTCATATTCatgatcataattattaaatgatgtgaCATTCACTTTAGGGAATAGATAGATTCATGACATGACCATAAGTATGATGTCGCATTCACTTTagggaatggataaatttataattttttttattaatagctTGTTTGTCACATTCACTTCAGGGAATgaatattatgattttttattaataactaTATAATAACAAATTCACTTTCCAATCAAGggacaaaatataatatatactatatgatagtaaaattcatattaaagttgatttttagagaatgaaaatattaaagagaTATCAAATCACTTACTTGATTTATTACAACCAAAACTATTAAAGATCAACcattgaaattctttcaaagcttaagatgatgaaaacaaaataatagcaACACTTACCTGATTTGCTAAAACTATAAATCAAAACCGAATCGTTGAAATCCTTTTGAGGcttgaagatgatgaaaacaaaataatttcaaaacttaagaGATCAGAGAATCGTGCTGAGAATCGTGCTGATAAcatgttatgaaataaatcttaaaagaacaaataaagataacttgaaagaataattaaagagaaaaaagaaagtgttTAGGGGGAGAAAAGATATCTTATTGAAGTGTAtctttacaaatgaagtgtAAGGGTCTATTTATAGGTTAACAACCCCTTAAATCATAGTCCTAATCTAATTCTGTCTAAGAgttcaaatcatattacattTCTTATATCTTGCCTTTTATGTTGTTTGAGTTGGTCTGCACTTCTTGAGTCATAATATAATAGACATTGATATATTTATTCATAACAAAAATTGAGTATTatattatgtattttttaactttaagcatcaaattaaacattttactTCATTTGGATTGCCAAACATGGGGGATTTTTTAGTTGAGGATTCTTTAGCCAAATTTATGATGTAAATGTGAATTATTTTGTAggttataattttatatctatGACTATATACGAAAGTAGTCTCTTACGTCCATTCAAttgacaagtgtcattcatttgcaatgaaattaattCGCCAGCATTCTACACGAAATAGGGTGGTGATCAAAAATCATACTTGACTAGTAATTAAACCATTAACTGGGGAGGATAGATATAAACAAAGATGCTTGCCAAAGTTAGATAGCGCGTGATCCATTTTGTTTTCTCAAGACCGTTGATTTTCGTTAACCCTCCCTAGATAGGAAGAATAAGAAACTCTCTTCATTCACCGGCTAGCAACTTTCAAAAGGGATGTTGACCATCTGATTGTGTTTGAGTTAACAAAACCTCTTAAACTCAGAAGCAGTCTTTGCTAGCTTGAATGATTCAGAAAACAACGGTGGGAGAGAGACTGGGAGAATGAtgtgttttattattattattctgtttttcttctctttgttttCCTGGTTTGTGTGCTTTAACGAGTCATGTGAGTCGAGGGCTCGAGGGGGTACCACTTGGCGAATTGCCAAGGCCGAGTCACTTTTGGACTCATTGACTTGATGCAGTTGGTATTTGAGGCTGTTACTTTTTGAGTTGACCCTTTCATACGGAATCTTCCTTCTGCCTTCCACCTATTTGTTTAGGTGAATGGCATCCAATCAACACGTCTAACATTTATTGTTTCTTTCCCTACCAATATAATGGGAatgtttatctttttctttttaagaaaCGAAACCATCGAACAAAGAAacacttatttattttttaaaagtaaaaattagattaaatagtattttataaaaatcagttaaaaaataatttttttaaagaacaaaattttaaaaaaaaaactccaaatcaattttttttttaaaaaaacatgtCAACTTCTTAAGagagttatttttttcaaaaaaattttctctcaaaaaatACCTCATCCCTCTCTCACTATCgatctctctcttctttttccctttctacAAATCATCTTTctaagatttttatttttatttttaaaaaaaataagaaaaaaaatttaaaatttaaaactgtATTCTggtattatttttctttttgaacctgttttgttttttattttattttctattgttCTTTTTTTGGCTTTGCAAATTCTCtttattgtttaatatttctCAGTTTATTATTGACAATTATGTGatgtttatttgtttttaacttttttctgATGTATCTAATATTTGttgattatgattaaaataattaatcaaatagatcaatggttgttgagataaattaaataaaaattaaaaaaattaatatttgtaCTTTTTTGTAGTaactcaattttaaagaattttttcttttaagtatAACAATATATTGCACTgcaagaaaattgaaatagaCTTTAATTGTTTTGGTAACAGGAATTGTAGAATCCTTGAACTTTTTACCAATGAATTTCACAGTACCTAACAGATGATGTGGCAAtctttaagaaaataaataactcattaaaaaaatgagaaaaaatataaaagccaAAACTTTTTTGTTCATGAAAGAAAACTTTGTTGGTGAGGATATCAAGACATGTATGGAATTAGCGTTGATGATTTTAATAGGAAAATGGATTGCCAAATTAATGGCTAAACGTGATTTTTCTAACCCAGTTGGATCCATTATTAATATCACTAAAGTTCTCTTTCTTATATGTAACATCAATTTTGTTTAGCTCCAAAAGTTATAAATTGCAAGACAATCTTTAacaaataataacaaatatttttttatattctttttttatctttcagcaattcaaaatattaatgaagaaattatatttttttcacactcatcttttttttatttgattcaatttcttttctcttgatttattaaataccttttatagcaattttaatcaaaatcaaaatttatataagttaTTTTGCTAAACAACTTATccataaaaaagaatttataaaagtaaatttactaaatagttttaatttaattttaaaaattatattttttataagagttttataataacttttaaattaaaaaaaaaactaaaccAAATATGCTCTtatcattttacttataaaggGATTGAAAACCATAAATTGGGTCgaaatcaaaattcaataactggtatataaacttaaaattaaatgagtgggtaaagaaaatataaaaatacttctgaaattataaagttatttgttttagtattattattattatttttaattcacCAAGACAAATGACTTGACTTTGATTACATGTTTCGGTGTTTTTTTGACTTTACAAAGTTTCACTGAATGAAGTTGACGCGTTAAACATCGACGCTCAAATTGCGTTGAACAGTCAGGACCTGACCTTTGCCTACGGAAATTACATCCGAGCAGGGGCAACAAGAAAGATTGACAACTTCCAAGTCTGCTcgtctttgattttttctattttagcAAAACAAAAGGAGAGATTAAATTTTGACTTAGCACTAAACAATATATCCATACAACTGCTATTATACTACAAAATACAAATTCATGGCACACACACAATACTCAGTCagtctaataattttttgtatatatattatgagataatttattacttttttttatctcaataAACTTgatatattttgaatttttctggacaaaattgaataaattctGACCacttactattttatttttatcattgataaaaatatatcatttttaaaaaaaaaaaggaaggaaagagGGTCAATAGGAATCGTTTGAGCattaatgaataatgatgttggataaggttcaaacttaatttaaaattttgatttaaacaaataatattaagATATGAATAGGAGAAAACAAACTTGAACAATTTCTATATGTTGTATtgattaacataaaatttggtTGCTTTATTAGCAACTATAAAATTTCTTCACAGTGAATATAAAAGtggaaaataagaataataataatcttgAAAGGAATATTACTTGGATAATAAGAGAATATAGTAACCCTCTCCCATTAAATTTCACTGATTAAACCATGTGCTCCTCAGCCGGGGGTGGGTCCGTAATGGAAGGAGGGGCGCCCAAATCAGAGGACACCCTCATGGTAGGGCCCACTCTGCCCTTTttaataaacaaacaaaataataaataatacaataaaatttcgaATGCTTTTGGTCTTCGATCTGACCCGAAGCCCAGACCCAGTCCACAACCCTCAAGAGGGGTTGCATTAACAAGCAATAAAAAGTGGGCCACGTGTCTGGGCCAAAACCGAAAAAACCTGGAACTAGTAAAATTGTGAGCTTAGCAAAGCAGCGACGAGACGACACGACACACGCACACGCACAAACATGAAAACAgaagagagaagagaagaaaagaggtttttgtcttttgagGTTTGAGCCGGTCAATCCAACGTGTGGGGACCCGGCCCAAGAACCTATTTAATTCTACATTCTCTAACCTACCCTCACCCTAACACTTCTGTCTTAGCCACGAAGAAAAatcccaagggcaaaattgtaaacACGGAGACAATCAgaagaaatttatttaaagggGAGATGGGATTGAAAAAGTGGGGTAGAAGACAAGAGAAACGGCtctcactaaaaaaaaaagtttttttttcctttcttttcttctctctcttctatTGGTATTAGTCTTTACAACTGCCACCCATTAACAGAGAGGCACCAGCTCTATATTTATTTCTCCTCtccttttcattatttatttatttatttattttttgtactAAACGAAGTAGTACTACTATTTAAGCTCGATTTTTCCGTTAATTGTTTTTAGGAAGGGCTTTCTCTCTTTTAGGCcttttgggttttctttttaaagagGGAGAGAGGTTATAGCTTAGCTAACCGTTAGAGGAAAGAGGGAGCCGGAGATCGAGAGAGTTTTTCTGGAAGCTGATCTGGGTTTTTTAGCACTGAGCTAGTAGATTTTTTCGTTATTgggttttctttattttgttatttttttaaaaaaaatgtggtGGATGATGAATGAAGGAGGAGGGCATTATTGTTCTAAAAAAACCGATGACATCTGTGGAGATGTTTGCGGCCAGGTACTTTGCTACTTTGatctctttgtttttgttttaatgtttCCTTTTCTGGGTGGTAATCTTTCGTGGGAATGTGGGGGAAGTTAATGGGGTCGAAATTTTTGGGATCTTAGGAAAAATTTCATCGACAAGTTAGCTGCTAGGTATTGCCTATTAATCTCATTGTTTTTTGGGTTTGGATTAAGTTTTGAAACAAATATCTTTGCTTTTGATTTGGGGATTGAGCGTGTTTGTGCCAGTTGATTTTTATCGATCTGAGATTGTTTAGATGTAATTACTTTGttgagaaatttcttttaagaTTATAAAGAATTTGATACAAATTAGTTACCATTAACCAAAAACCGTAAAAACTGGATAAAAAAGATGTAAAAAAGCTTCGCAATAAGTAAATTGGAACCTAATTTACCAAACTTTTGGCTTGCTTCTAAGACCTGGTAGAAACTGGCTGGAAAGGTCTTGGGTTGATACGTTTGAAAGGAAACTACTTTTTAAGCAAATATTCTTTTACTTTGTAGCTTCTACCATACTTTTCTAAGAATCTAAAGGGGCATTACCATTCGCATATGAGTCGCATATATTCCATTGCTTTTCTAATTATCACCTAAATTATGATGCTTATTGTTGTAGGCATGATTACTTTCTCTGCTAGATTTATTATATTCTTTGATGTTTCTGGAGTGCcttgttttgaaatattaCTTCTCGTCATGCATCCTAATCAATTTggttagtattaatattgtaTTTTGTTTATGCTACAGGAATCAAGCCGGCTGAGCATGTCAAGAATCCGCTGCATACTGCGTGGCATTGATTtgaaaacttatatttttctatttgtaCTAGTTCCAACATGCATATTTGGTATATATGTTCATGGGCAGAAGATTTCGTACTTCCTGCGGCCACTGTGGGAATCGCCACCCAAACCTTTCCATGATATTCCGCATTATTATCATGAGAATGTATCAATGGAGACTCTCTGCAAACTTCATGGTTGGAAAATTCGTGAATTTCCAAGACGGGTTTATGATGCAGTGTTGTTTAGTAATGAGGTGGATATTCTTACCATACGCTGGCAAGAGTTGTACCCCTACATTACACAATTTGTTCTTCTTGAGTCTAATTCAACATTTACGGGAATTCCAAAGCCTATGGTTTTTGCTGGCCTTCGAGATCAGTTCAAATTTGTTGAGCCCCGGTTGACTTATGGGACAATTGGAGGAAGATTTAAGAAAGGGGAAAACCCATTTGTTGAGGAGGCTCTGCAGCGAGTAGCATTAGACCAGCTTCTCAAAATAGCAGGAATTTCTGATGATGACTTGTTGATAATGTCAGATGTTGATGAGATACCAAGCAGACATACTATCAACCTCCTGAGGTGGTGTGATGACATACCAGAAGTTCTTCATCTTCGGCTGAAGAATtatctttattcttttgagTTTCTTGTGGATAATAACAGCTGGAGGGCATCGGTCCATAGGTATCAGGCGGGTAAAACAAGGTATGCACATTATCGCCAGACAGATGAGATTTTGGCGGATGCAGGGTGGCACTGCAGTTTTTGCTTCCGCCGCATCAGCGAGTTCATATTTAAGATGAAAGCTTACAGCCATAATGATAGAGTGAGGTTCTCTCATTATTTGAATCCGAAAAGAGTTCAGAAAGTAATTTGCAAGGGTGCTGATTTATTTGACATGCTTCCAGAGGAGTACACATTCAAGGAAATAATTGGAAAAATGGGACCTATTCCTCATTCCTTCTCAGCTGTTCATCTTCCATCATATCTTCTAGAGAACGcagataaatataaatttcttttacctGGAAATTGTTTGAGAGAAAGTGAGTGATTCTCCAAATAACTTCAGATGTTTGTATCTGTAAAGACTAGTCAGGGGTGCTACTACTGTGACTCCCCACGAAGGGTTCAACTGAACAATTAATGACTGCGGTGTGTCACTGAGCAGCCTTGTCTTTTATCCAGCTAAAAGTTTTTCCAATTCCTTGGGAAAATGATTGAAGAGTTGGATAAATTCTGGGAAATTCTAGGTCTGTATAtaactttttcatcatttgaGTTTTACCTGGTGGAGGATATTTCATTCACTGAGCGGGGATCTTTCTGTATCGGACACAGCTTAGCTGTTGCAGGGTGCATGTGTATTACTTAGATTCTCTAATACATTAGTTTGAGGTTCCTGTGATTTCCCTATGTTGGGAAGTTTTGTTTTGAGACAATTTATTCATACATGTTTTATTGAATTCCTTAATTTGTTTCCATTGATTGGGTTTTTAGATTGTTTGTTGCTGACGATGCTTATTTCATTGGGTTTTCTGGAAGCCATTGCTCATACATGAATGTTGTTTTGTAACAATTCTatccttttccttttgtcttttttaatataaagggagggggggggggggggggggtttgaaaaaggtaagtatatttttgtttctttaagaGGTTCTTAA containing:
- the LOC18609574 gene encoding uncharacterized protein LOC18609574 yields the protein MWWMMNEGGGHYCSKKTDDICGDVCGQESSRLSMSRIRCILRGIDLKTYIFLFVLVPTCIFGIYVHGQKISYFLRPLWESPPKPFHDIPHYYHENVSMETLCKLHGWKIREFPRRVYDAVLFSNEVDILTIRWQELYPYITQFVLLESNSTFTGIPKPMVFAGLRDQFKFVEPRLTYGTIGGRFKKGENPFVEEALQRVALDQLLKIAGISDDDLLIMSDVDEIPSRHTINLLRWCDDIPEVLHLRLKNYLYSFEFLVDNNSWRASVHRYQAGKTRYAHYRQTDEILADAGWHCSFCFRRISEFIFKMKAYSHNDRVRFSHYLNPKRVQKVICKGADLFDMLPEEYTFKEIIGKMGPIPHSFSAVHLPSYLLENADKYKFLLPGNCLRESE